The Crocosphaera sp. UHCC 0190 genome has a window encoding:
- the psb34 gene encoding photosystem II assembly protein Psb34 — translation MFTTSDENGILNNFANEPNMYYATYPTQQQQRRYLVQGIVAVFLIIGVVTVTLAVS, via the coding sequence ATGTTTACCACCAGCGACGAAAACGGAATTCTCAACAACTTTGCTAACGAACCCAATATGTACTATGCGACTTATCCGACACAACAGCAACAACGTCGCTATTTAGTACAAGGTATCGTTGCCGTTTTCTTGATTATTGGTGTAGTAACTGTCACCTTAGCGGTTAGCTAA
- the petJ gene encoding cytochrome c6 PetJ, which yields MKRLLSLILLLIAFLWVSLMPPAFADADVAAGAKVFTANCASCHAGGKNLVNGAKSLSKADLEKYGMYSQEAIVAQITNGKMAMPKFLGRLSAQQIEDAASYVLAQADKGWK from the coding sequence ATGAAAAGACTATTATCACTTATTTTGCTCTTAATCGCTTTCCTCTGGGTTAGCTTGATGCCTCCCGCTTTCGCTGACGCTGATGTCGCCGCAGGTGCGAAAGTTTTTACTGCTAACTGCGCTTCCTGTCACGCGGGGGGCAAAAATTTAGTCAATGGTGCTAAAAGCCTCTCAAAAGCTGATTTAGAGAAGTATGGTATGTATTCTCAAGAAGCTATCGTTGCTCAGATAACAAATGGGAAAATGGCGATGCCAAAATTTCTTGGGCGTTTGTCTGCTCAGCAAATCGAAGATGCGGCTTCTTATGTTTTAGCCCAAGCTGATAAAGGTTGGAAATAA
- a CDS encoding sigma-70 family RNA polymerase sigma factor — MLADNPAGTTEKDLVLRCQQGDTPSFKQLYRRYQQRVRATLYQLCGSEMLDDLEQEVFLRVWKGLPKLRQPAYFSTWLYRIAWNVATDKRRQLAQNMSSAEDNSILNIMPSRPEDTPDLMRLHYQDLVQQGLQTLSLEHRAVLVLHDLEDVPQKEVANILKLPVGTVKSRLFYARNQMRKFLQQQGAM; from the coding sequence GTGTTAGCAGACAACCCCGCGGGTACAACAGAAAAAGACTTGGTGCTTCGGTGTCAACAAGGGGATACCCCCTCATTTAAACAATTGTACCGACGCTATCAGCAACGGGTGCGAGCTACTCTCTATCAACTGTGTGGGAGTGAAATGCTCGATGATTTGGAGCAGGAAGTTTTCCTAAGAGTTTGGAAAGGTTTACCCAAACTGCGACAACCTGCTTATTTTTCCACTTGGTTATATCGTATTGCCTGGAATGTGGCAACGGATAAGCGACGACAATTGGCTCAAAATATGTCCTCAGCAGAGGATAATTCCATCTTAAATATAATGCCATCTCGTCCCGAAGATACCCCAGATTTAATGCGGTTACACTATCAAGATTTGGTACAGCAGGGATTACAGACCTTAAGTTTAGAACATCGTGCTGTTTTAGTGTTACATGACTTAGAAGATGTCCCACAAAAAGAGGTGGCAAATATCTTAAAATTACCAGTCGGAACCGTCAAATCTCGCTTATTTTATGCTAGAAATCAAATGCGTAAATTTTTGCAACAACAAGGAGCAATGTGA
- a CDS encoding ABC transporter ATP-binding protein, whose product MVSVRDLLRSYHKYKSLVILSILASGCLEIIDLLVPYATGQILNILSHQPLDTQLQHLISQIANLTNFSNNQTLSLGVLLGLICLVTVIRSPIQPWLTVWFHWEISLRVRQDLLKKIMSKILTLPLAFYDEHNPGRIANRIARGIENQTWTYPEIAGQLIPKLMRVLGIFVIIFLIEWKISLVFLISFILILWFGLKDLKSLILQEEVLDKYMENTQSRTSEIVTNIKTVKAFATEANEFYRQKQRLERELKYVLYRIHKGYVKLITWQKTVIQLSIFFILVYTLIITVQGKISLGHFITTLTVSNMAYAELEPITQLAEIFSRRYTSMVRFHKLLQLPSGKDAANLTLGTKQLQPYKFTGKIDFSHLFFGYHEERLVLEDINFLVEPYQTVALVGKSGSGKSTLIKLLFRYFEPTQGKILIDGQDIQTLDITQYRKRLAIVHQEVDIFNGTLLDNLTYGNPKVSFEQVEIACSIARVDEFIDQFPQGYYTIVGERGVRLSGGQRQRLGIARALIVDPDVLIFDEATSSLDYESERAIQLAMQSILGTRTTIIIAHRLSTVREADKIIVLDQGRIVEVGNHHELLRQQGIYHRLHSLQETGQF is encoded by the coding sequence ATGGTATCTGTTCGAGACTTATTAAGATCCTATCATAAGTATAAAAGTCTTGTAATCCTCAGTATTCTGGCTTCTGGTTGTTTAGAAATTATAGATTTACTCGTTCCCTATGCCACCGGACAAATTCTCAATATTCTTTCTCATCAACCCCTCGATACTCAATTACAGCACCTAATATCTCAGATAGCTAATCTCACCAACTTCTCCAATAATCAAACTCTTTCATTAGGGGTGTTATTAGGACTTATCTGTTTAGTTACGGTAATTCGTTCCCCAATACAACCCTGGTTAACCGTATGGTTTCACTGGGAAATATCCTTGCGAGTTCGTCAAGATTTGTTAAAAAAAATAATGTCAAAAATTCTGACATTACCTTTAGCTTTTTATGATGAACATAACCCTGGACGTATTGCTAATCGTATTGCCAGAGGTATTGAAAACCAGACTTGGACTTATCCAGAAATAGCTGGACAATTAATTCCTAAACTGATGAGAGTTTTGGGGATTTTTGTGATTATTTTTTTGATTGAATGGAAAATTTCTCTTGTTTTTTTGATCTCTTTTATTCTCATCCTTTGGTTTGGTCTAAAAGATCTCAAAAGTCTGATTCTTCAAGAAGAAGTTTTAGACAAATATATGGAGAATACCCAAAGTCGCACCTCAGAAATTGTCACAAATATTAAAACCGTTAAAGCATTTGCCACAGAAGCAAACGAATTTTACCGTCAAAAACAACGGTTAGAGCGAGAGTTAAAATATGTGCTTTATCGCATTCACAAAGGATATGTGAAGCTAATCACTTGGCAAAAAACCGTAATCCAATTATCCATATTTTTTATACTCGTTTATACCCTAATAATTACGGTACAAGGTAAAATTTCTTTGGGTCACTTTATCACAACGTTAACAGTTTCTAATATGGCTTATGCTGAATTAGAACCAATTACACAACTGGCAGAAATTTTTTCCCGTCGCTATACCTCTATGGTCCGTTTTCATAAATTACTCCAACTTCCATCAGGAAAAGATGCAGCTAATTTAACCTTGGGAACGAAACAACTTCAACCCTATAAATTCACCGGTAAAATAGATTTTTCTCATCTCTTTTTTGGCTATCATGAAGAACGTTTAGTTCTAGAGGATATTAACTTTTTAGTTGAACCTTATCAAACTGTTGCCTTAGTGGGAAAATCAGGTTCAGGAAAATCTACCTTAATTAAACTTTTGTTCCGTTATTTTGAACCAACTCAAGGGAAAATTTTGATAGACGGACAAGATATTCAAACCCTAGATATCACTCAATATCGCAAACGGCTAGCCATTGTTCACCAGGAAGTTGATATTTTCAATGGAACCCTCTTAGATAATTTAACCTATGGCAATCCAAAGGTGAGTTTTGAACAGGTAGAAATCGCTTGTTCAATTGCCAGAGTTGATGAATTTATCGACCAATTTCCTCAAGGCTATTATACAATTGTAGGAGAAAGAGGCGTGCGTTTATCTGGTGGTCAACGCCAAAGATTGGGGATCGCTAGGGCTTTAATTGTCGATCCCGATGTTCTCATTTTTGATGAAGCGACTTCTAGCTTAGATTATGAATCAGAACGCGCTATTCAGTTAGCGATGCAATCAATTTTAGGGACTCGAACCACCATTATTATTGCTCACCGTTTAAGCACGGTTCGAGAGGCGGATAAAATCATTGTCTTAGATCAGGGGAGGATTGTTGAAGTTGGCAATCATCACGAATTGTTAAGGCAACAAGGAATTTATCACCGCTTGCATTCCCTGCAAGAGACTGGCCAATTTTAA
- the recJ gene encoding single-stranded-DNA-specific exonuclease RecJ: MFQPHWQVLPVVSLPAWFLDIVKSYTPESEGKYVAQLLWQRGIQTPEKLYGFLDTNIYHPLSPFEFGQEMKLAMKRLKIAFEKQEKVTIWGDFDADGITATSVLWEGLGDFFIPHLQLNYYIPNRATESHGLNISGIQKLATEGTQLIITCDTGSTNLTEINYAKELGIDLIVTDHHTLPDERPDVVSIINPRYFSSDHPLFCLSGVAVAYKLVEALYQTLPDIPQQPLENLLDLVAIGLIADLVELKGDCRYLAQKGIEKLQKQLQNSTRPGIVALLKYCKRNGDRPTDISFGIGPRINAISRIHGDASFGVELLTSRDKEQCQKLAEDTELANTRRKSLQKNVVKDVKKKLANLDLSTTQVIVLEDPQWSSGVLGLVAGQIAQEYGRPTILLTTAETENINTKNIKLARGSARSIGNIDLYKLVASQQDLLHRFGGHPFAAGLSLPVEYLPLFQEGINQQLRQEIIDINYLNNTIKADLVVTVSQLGKSLFRELKLLEPCGMGNPVPKLLIQNCWFKALKNENIRDLKNNTVRYIKTKFIMYDRSIEQGFPGIWWEHYQDELPQGKEKLYDAIVELDYNTHSHNYEVRLIDLRESFFTKNNQQIPETKPNLIDLRNQDNLIKNYLEGEILTQCPTSWDELQKVYRNSLKQEQKLTLAYSVSPHFNGQEILQQLIGIAKYLSRTQKIITKQKLKEQLKLSDHSLNLALDFLDTLGFKLNKNYQELQFTQQLSQTSKYQFPKQKLLETLKEEYFQRQYFAKIPLETLQQILNHAKM, translated from the coding sequence ATGTTTCAACCTCATTGGCAAGTTTTACCGGTTGTTTCTCTACCTGCTTGGTTTCTGGATATTGTTAAATCTTATACACCGGAATCTGAGGGAAAATATGTGGCTCAATTATTATGGCAACGGGGTATACAAACCCCAGAAAAATTATATGGGTTTCTCGATACTAATATTTATCATCCTTTGAGTCCGTTTGAATTTGGACAAGAAATGAAACTGGCTATGAAACGCCTAAAAATTGCCTTTGAGAAACAGGAAAAAGTTACAATTTGGGGGGATTTTGATGCAGATGGAATTACAGCAACCAGTGTTCTTTGGGAAGGATTAGGAGATTTTTTTATCCCTCATTTACAATTGAATTATTATATTCCTAACCGTGCAACAGAATCCCATGGATTAAATATTTCAGGAATTCAAAAATTAGCCACAGAAGGCACTCAATTAATTATTACTTGTGATACGGGAAGCACAAATTTAACGGAAATTAACTATGCTAAAGAATTAGGTATTGATCTTATTGTCACGGATCATCATACTTTACCTGATGAGCGGCCTGATGTGGTTTCTATTATTAATCCTCGTTATTTTTCTAGTGATCATCCTCTCTTTTGTTTATCGGGGGTTGCCGTTGCTTATAAATTAGTTGAAGCTTTATATCAAACTTTACCAGATATTCCTCAACAACCCTTAGAAAATTTATTAGATTTAGTGGCTATTGGGTTAATTGCTGATTTAGTAGAATTAAAAGGAGACTGTCGCTATTTAGCACAAAAAGGCATTGAAAAGCTACAAAAACAGTTACAAAATTCCACTCGTCCAGGGATTGTTGCTCTCTTAAAATACTGTAAAAGAAATGGCGATCGCCCGACGGATATTTCCTTTGGAATTGGCCCCCGAATTAATGCTATTAGTCGCATTCATGGAGATGCTAGTTTTGGCGTTGAATTATTGACCAGTCGGGATAAAGAACAATGTCAAAAATTAGCTGAAGATACAGAATTAGCGAATACTCGCCGTAAATCTTTACAGAAGAATGTTGTTAAAGATGTTAAAAAAAAGTTGGCTAATTTGGATTTATCGACGACTCAAGTAATTGTTTTAGAAGATCCTCAATGGTCTAGTGGTGTGTTAGGATTAGTGGCGGGACAAATTGCTCAAGAATATGGCCGTCCTACTATTTTATTGACAACAGCAGAAACAGAAAATATTAATACAAAAAATATAAAGTTAGCCAGGGGTTCTGCTCGTTCTATTGGTAATATTGATCTCTATAAATTAGTCGCATCTCAACAAGATTTATTACACCGCTTTGGGGGACATCCCTTTGCGGCAGGTTTAAGTTTACCTGTTGAATATCTTCCTTTATTTCAAGAGGGTATTAATCAACAGTTACGACAAGAAATTATTGATATTAATTACTTAAACAATACTATTAAAGCTGATTTAGTAGTAACAGTATCTCAATTAGGTAAATCTTTGTTTCGAGAATTAAAATTGTTAGAGCCTTGTGGTATGGGAAATCCTGTTCCTAAATTATTGATTCAAAATTGTTGGTTTAAAGCATTAAAAAATGAAAATATTAGGGATTTAAAAAACAATACAGTTAGATATATTAAGACTAAATTTATTATGTATGATCGCTCTATTGAACAAGGATTTCCTGGTATTTGGTGGGAACATTATCAAGATGAATTACCTCAAGGAAAAGAAAAATTATATGATGCTATTGTTGAATTAGACTATAATACTCATAGTCATAATTATGAAGTGAGATTAATTGATCTCAGAGAAAGTTTCTTTACCAAAAACAACCAACAGATTCCTGAAACTAAACCTAATTTAATTGATCTTCGCAATCAAGATAACTTAATCAAAAATTATTTAGAGGGAGAAATTTTGACACAATGTCCCACCAGTTGGGATGAGTTACAAAAAGTTTATCGAAATAGCTTAAAACAGGAACAAAAGTTAACCCTTGCTTATTCAGTTTCTCCTCACTTTAATGGACAAGAAATTCTCCAACAATTAATTGGTATTGCTAAATATCTCAGTCGCACTCAAAAAATCATAACCAAACAAAAATTAAAAGAACAATTAAAATTAAGCGATCACTCTCTTAATTTAGCCTTAGATTTTTTAGACACCCTTGGCTTTAAACTTAATAAAAATTATCAAGAATTACAATTTACTCAGCAGTTATCACAAACTTCTAAGTATCAATTCCCCAAACAAAAATTGCTAGAAACCCTCAAAGAAGAATACTTTCAACGACAATATTTTGCTAAAATTCCGTTAGAAACCTTACAACAAATTTTAAATCATGCTAAAATGTGA
- a CDS encoding tetratricopeptide repeat protein: MNKPKNIYILGILTSLLSVNCVLAINPLVLAQETPKPSSQTEPTKLPKLSAVEWYNQGVDKIEARDYQGAISAFTESIKLDPKDADAYYNRAYSYLVLGEYEPAITDYNEAIKIKPNFAYAYGNRCYAFYQLQNYQNAVLDCSEAIKLDPKYADFYIYRANAKDDLKMHEAAIEDYNQALALNGNNPKIYYNRGLSYNRLGQSLKAVEDYSKAIQLNPEFADAYHNRGVTQFKLDNTKQAIADLEKAAELFKAQGNTDHAEHALSTLEKLQNESSL; encoded by the coding sequence ATGAACAAACCCAAAAATATCTACATCCTGGGAATATTAACCAGCCTTTTATCTGTAAATTGTGTCCTAGCAATTAACCCCTTAGTCTTAGCCCAAGAAACCCCAAAACCATCCTCACAAACTGAACCCACTAAACTCCCGAAATTAAGTGCGGTGGAATGGTATAATCAAGGGGTAGATAAAATCGAAGCTAGGGACTATCAAGGGGCGATCTCTGCGTTCACAGAATCCATTAAGCTAGATCCTAAAGATGCCGATGCTTACTACAACAGAGCCTATTCTTATTTGGTTTTAGGGGAGTATGAACCCGCCATTACTGATTACAATGAAGCCATAAAAATAAAGCCTAATTTTGCTTATGCTTATGGCAACCGTTGCTATGCCTTTTATCAATTACAAAACTATCAAAACGCTGTTTTAGATTGTTCAGAAGCTATTAAATTAGACCCAAAATATGCCGATTTTTATATCTATCGAGCCAATGCCAAAGATGATTTGAAAATGCACGAAGCAGCCATAGAAGATTATAATCAAGCCTTGGCACTCAACGGCAATAATCCGAAAATATATTACAATAGAGGGCTATCCTATAATCGTTTAGGACAATCCCTCAAAGCTGTTGAAGATTATAGCAAAGCCATTCAATTAAATCCTGAATTTGCTGATGCTTATCATAACCGAGGGGTAACTCAATTCAAACTGGATAATACCAAACAAGCGATCGCCGACTTAGAAAAAGCTGCCGAATTATTTAAAGCTCAAGGTAATACAGATCATGCCGAACACGCTTTAAGTACCTTAGAAAAACTGCAAAATGAAAGCTCTCTTTAA
- a CDS encoding alpha/beta hydrolase, with product MSLDAISLLPENGNSPQHLLIMLHGWGANAKDLAPLASMLPLPTYQFLFPNAPFPHPQVPGGLAWYALETGDYEGISESRQLLTNWLLSLEEKTGIPLSRTILSGFSQGGAMSLDVGINLPLGGICSLSGYLQFQPQHLNTPTPPILIIHGKQDMVVPLTMAHQAKEALTTINAKVEYHEFNMGHEIIPDVLTIFQNFIQTQH from the coding sequence ATGTCTTTAGATGCCATTTCCCTTCTTCCTGAAAACGGTAATAGCCCTCAGCATCTTTTAATCATGTTACATGGTTGGGGAGCCAATGCAAAAGATTTAGCTCCATTAGCTTCAATGTTACCCCTTCCTACCTATCAATTTCTCTTTCCTAATGCACCTTTTCCCCATCCTCAAGTACCTGGAGGACTCGCTTGGTATGCTTTAGAAACAGGTGATTATGAAGGAATATCAGAAAGTAGGCAATTATTAACTAATTGGTTATTATCCTTAGAAGAGAAAACGGGAATTCCCTTATCTCGTACAATCCTAAGTGGTTTTTCCCAAGGAGGAGCCATGTCTCTCGATGTTGGCATTAATTTACCCCTAGGAGGAATTTGTAGTTTAAGTGGTTATTTACAATTTCAGCCTCAACATTTAAACACACCAACACCGCCTATTTTAATCATTCATGGTAAACAAGATATGGTCGTTCCCTTAACCATGGCTCATCAAGCAAAAGAAGCTTTAACTACTATCAATGCTAAGGTAGAATACCATGAATTTAATATGGGTCATGAAATTATTCCTGATGTTCTAACAATTTTTCAAAACTTTATTCAAACTCAGCATTGA
- a CDS encoding high light inducible protein has protein sequence MDKQETKFGFTSFAENWNGRLAMLGFVIGLATEFLTGQGILSQLGLM, from the coding sequence ATGGACAAACAAGAAACTAAATTCGGTTTTACCTCTTTTGCTGAAAATTGGAACGGTCGTCTAGCAATGCTGGGTTTCGTCATTGGTCTGGCTACCGAGTTCCTGACTGGACAGGGTATTCTCTCTCAGTTAGGCCTCATGTAA
- a CDS encoding Spy/CpxP family protein refolding chaperone has translation MITKETALILLVITLGVGGTVALADSVKETPSSMLIAETQVIAQRGEGGERGERGERGERGGRGPEKLMEQLNLSNEQMQQLNAIRQKYNPQIEQLRERIRTTGEELSQMMQGNSSDTELQMKHKDMTNLFQQMGDLRFESMLEMRKVLTPEQRQEFAQLMQKNRPRGDWNRGTGQEKPE, from the coding sequence ATGATTACCAAAGAAACTGCTTTAATTCTACTTGTTATCACCCTTGGTGTCGGTGGTACCGTCGCTTTAGCTGACTCGGTGAAAGAGACTCCCTCATCTATGTTGATTGCTGAAACCCAAGTCATCGCTCAACGGGGAGAAGGAGGTGAAAGAGGTGAAAGAGGTGAAAGAGGTGAAAGAGGAGGAAGAGGCCCAGAAAAATTAATGGAACAACTTAATTTAAGTAATGAACAGATGCAACAACTCAACGCAATTCGCCAAAAATATAATCCTCAAATAGAGCAACTGCGGGAACGAATTAGGACAACAGGAGAAGAATTAAGCCAAATGATGCAGGGAAATTCTTCAGATACTGAGCTTCAAATGAAGCATAAAGATATGACAAATTTGTTCCAACAAATGGGTGATTTACGCTTTGAAAGTATGTTAGAAATGCGAAAAGTATTGACCCCTGAACAACGCCAAGAATTTGCTCAATTAATGCAAAAAAACCGTCCAAGAGGCGACTGGAATCGAGGTACTGGGCAGGAAAAACCAGAATAA
- the petE gene encoding plastocyanin, translating into MSRKLGLFIAAVVLVVSSFFVAVNPAAAETYEVKMGTDKGALGFEPKELTISAGDTVKWVNNKLAPHNAVIDGNVKLSHKALVFSPGESFESTFNEPGEYSYYCEPHRGAGMVGKIIVK; encoded by the coding sequence ATGTCAAGAAAATTAGGATTATTTATTGCTGCTGTCGTGCTAGTTGTCTCTAGCTTCTTCGTTGCTGTTAACCCCGCAGCAGCAGAAACCTATGAAGTTAAAATGGGAACCGATAAGGGAGCATTAGGTTTTGAACCGAAAGAATTAACCATCAGTGCTGGAGACACCGTTAAGTGGGTTAACAACAAATTAGCCCCTCATAACGCTGTTATCGATGGAAATGTCAAGCTTTCCCACAAGGCACTGGTTTTCTCTCCTGGCGAATCTTTTGAAAGCACCTTCAATGAACCCGGAGAATACTCCTACTACTGCGAACCCCATCGCGGTGCTGGCATGGTTGGTAAGATCATCGTTAAGTAA
- a CDS encoding ParA family protein, giving the protein MIISITALKGGVGKTTTSIHLAAYLQQKAPTLLIDADRNRSALIWSREDKLPFYVASQAGSTNLIRQYPHIIVDTRARPEPEEFKDLADGSDLLIIPTTPNHLDLDATFKAVEQLQNLNANYKILLTKVDARTKNGKEAKQRLKEAKLPMFKTEIPLLVAFERASQRGVIIRDYPDPRSKFAWSAYEAVGREILP; this is encoded by the coding sequence ATGATTATCTCAATTACTGCCTTAAAAGGGGGAGTGGGAAAAACCACCACATCAATTCATCTTGCGGCCTATTTACAACAAAAAGCCCCCACCTTACTCATTGATGCTGATCGCAACCGTTCTGCGTTAATTTGGTCAAGAGAAGATAAACTGCCTTTTTATGTCGCCTCTCAGGCCGGTTCAACCAATTTAATTCGTCAATATCCTCATATTATTGTAGATACCAGGGCCAGACCTGAACCCGAAGAATTTAAGGACCTCGCGGATGGTAGTGACTTATTAATTATTCCCACAACTCCTAATCATTTAGATTTAGATGCAACTTTTAAAGCGGTTGAACAATTACAAAACCTCAATGCTAATTATAAAATTCTCTTGACTAAAGTAGATGCTCGTACCAAAAATGGTAAAGAGGCAAAACAAAGATTAAAAGAAGCAAAATTGCCCATGTTTAAAACAGAAATTCCTTTATTAGTTGCCTTTGAAAGAGCATCCCAACGGGGGGTAATTATTAGAGATTATCCTGATCCTCGTTCTAAATTTGCTTGGTCAGCTTATGAAGCGGTTGGGCGAGAAATTTTACCCTAA
- the csaB gene encoding polysaccharide pyruvyl transferase CsaB — MRAVISGYYGKGNGGDEALLMSLLQMLPPQIEPIVLSANPNQTQQRYGVKTCPNRSAFPILQTLRTSDIFIWGGGSLMQDVTSLASPIYYAGLMALAQKKGLKTIAWAQGIGPLNHPFTRWLTRQVLLGCTAVSVRDYNSAKLLSQWQMNPLMAPDPVWALNSKSVPGLWDLPAPRVAVNLRSHPQLTPQRLAILTQALIDFQKATNTCLLLVPFQASQDLEIAHSIAAKLPGFKQIIQLEDPRELKGLFKGVEMTIGMRLHSLIMAASEECRCFALSYDPKVKYLMEEIDIPGWELSTLPDDPNVISTAWLEYFVNGEALHKDRIQSLKDRAFMHQEILKQVMLK; from the coding sequence ATGCGGGCAGTAATTAGCGGCTACTACGGGAAAGGAAACGGCGGTGATGAAGCCTTATTAATGTCACTGTTGCAGATGCTACCCCCTCAAATAGAACCCATTGTTCTCTCTGCAAACCCAAATCAAACCCAACAACGCTACGGCGTGAAAACTTGTCCTAATCGTTCCGCTTTCCCCATTTTACAAACTCTACGAACCTCAGATATCTTTATTTGGGGTGGGGGTAGTTTAATGCAGGATGTCACCAGTTTAGCTAGTCCGATTTATTATGCCGGATTGATGGCTTTAGCGCAAAAAAAAGGCTTAAAAACTATCGCTTGGGCCCAAGGCATTGGCCCCTTAAATCATCCTTTTACCCGTTGGTTAACCCGTCAAGTATTATTAGGTTGTACGGCGGTGAGTGTACGAGATTATAATTCAGCGAAATTATTGTCACAATGGCAGATGAATCCTTTAATGGCCCCCGATCCGGTTTGGGCCTTAAATTCAAAATCAGTGCCAGGATTATGGGATTTACCCGCCCCTAGGGTTGCGGTTAATTTACGCAGTCATCCCCAATTAACTCCCCAACGTTTAGCTATTTTAACCCAAGCTTTGATCGATTTCCAAAAAGCAACCAATACCTGTCTTTTATTAGTTCCTTTTCAAGCATCTCAGGATTTAGAAATTGCTCATTCTATTGCGGCAAAATTACCTGGATTTAAGCAAATTATTCAGTTAGAAGACCCCAGAGAATTAAAAGGATTATTTAAAGGGGTAGAGATGACTATTGGAATGCGTTTACATAGTTTAATTATGGCAGCTTCTGAAGAATGTCGCTGTTTTGCCCTAAGTTATGATCCTAAAGTAAAATATTTGATGGAAGAAATTGACATCCCTGGATGGGAATTAAGTACATTACCTGATGATCCTAATGTGATTAGTACAGCTTGGTTAGAATATTTTGTTAATGGAGAAGCTTTACATAAAGATCGCATTCAATCTCTAAAAGATCGCGCTTTTATGCACCAAGAAATATTAAAACAGGTGATGCTTAAATAA